In Quercus robur chromosome 10, dhQueRobu3.1, whole genome shotgun sequence, a genomic segment contains:
- the LOC126701565 gene encoding FT-interacting protein 3-like, with translation MTKPKEDFSIKETSANISATKFTIGPATAYDLVEHMNYLFVNILQARNLIGLAGPNTCDPYVEVKLGNYKATTRFLQKKSNPEWYQVFAFKKEHIQTAEVEVIVKDRANITNEIIGKVSFLVSDAPLRAPPDSCLAPQWYRLEDKNKKKVTAEVMMSFWMGTQVDEAFSGAWQSDSTIISNDGVALTRSQQYYSPRLWYLRVNVIQAQDLVLRDKNMKDPEIFVKATLGTVVVRSKVSPKKNVNPTWNEDIMFVAAEPFDDSLVLSVENKLHPKEESVSLGRYVMALSNVQKRMNNAPASSKWYNLDMPEELKTEQKQVKFASKLNMRISLDGGYHVLDECTQYSSDLRPTAKPLWRPVIGVLHLGILKATGLPEMKPMENRTDAYCVAKYGSRWVQTRTIVNSLAPQWNEQYTWDVYDPCTVISIGVFDNGHIQGVDTVRGPWHQRIGKVRIRLSTLEMNRVYILSYPLVILQPSGLKKMGEVQLAVRFSCSSLINTINTYSQPLLPKMHYLSPLSVYQLDTLRQQAVYLISLNLSNSQPPLRKEVIGYILDVGSQTWSIRKSKANYDRVTTLLTGFLAMINWFKKIRNWTNPATTIFIYILFLLVVFFPQVILPAMFLFLFLTGLWRYRKRPRLPPHVDANLSHAYTTNEDELDEEFDPIPSRKTGEVLKWRYDRLRIIAARMQTVLGDLATQGERLQSLLSWRDPRATAIFVCFSLIVCLVTYKIPFHYIIVLTSTHVLMHPRLRVDFPSVPQNFLRRMSAKTDGMF, from the coding sequence ATGACAAAGCCAAAAGAAGATTTCTCCATTAAGGAGACCTCGGCAAACATTAGTGCCACAAAGTTTACTATAGGTCCTGCAACTGCCTATGATCTTGTCGAGCACATGAACTACttgtttgtaaatattttacaGGCTAGAAATTTGATAGGACTTGCTGGGCCCAATACTTGTGACCCTTATGTTGAAGTGAAGCTCGGAAACTATAAGGCCACGACTAGATTCCTTCAGAAGAAGTCGAACCCTGAATGGTATCAAGTTTTTGCTTTTAAGAAAGAACACATTCAAACAGCTGAAGTGGAGGTTATAGTCAAGGATAGGGCTAACATAACAAATGAAATCATTGGTAAAGTTTCGTTCCTGGTTAGTGATGCTCCTTTACGTGCTCCACCTGATAGTTGTTTGGCACCACAATGGTATAGATTGGAGgacaagaacaagaagaaggtTACAGCAGAGGTGATGATGTCTTTTTGGATGGGAACGCAGGTGGATGAAGCCTTTTCCGGTGCCTGGCAATCTGATTCAACAATTATCAGCAATGATGGTGTTGCTTTAACACGTTCGCAGCAATATTATTCACCTAGGCTTTGGTATCTTAGAGTTAATGTGATTCAAGCTCAAGACTTGGTACTTAGAGATAAGAATATGAAAGACCCAGAAATCTTTGTGAAGGCTACACTTGGGACTGTGGTTGTGAGGAGTAAAGTATCGCCAAAGAAGAATGTGAATCCCACATGGAATGAAGACATTATGTTTGTTGCAGCAGAACCTTTTGATGATTCTTTGGTTTTGAGTGTAGAGAATAAGTTGCATCCAAAGGAGGAAAGTGTGAGTTTAGGGAGGTATGTAATGGCTTTGTCAAATGTGCAAAAGAGGATGAATAATGCACCTGCATCTAGCAAATGGTATAATCTTGATATGCCAGAAGAATTAAAGACTGAACAAAAGCAAGTCAAGTTTGCTAGTAAGCTTAATATGAGGATATCTTTGGATGGTGGGTACCATGTTCTTGATGAGTGCACCCAATATAGCAGTGATCTTAGGCCCACTGCAAAACCATTGTGGAGACCTGTCATTGGTGTTTTGCATTTGGGAATCTTGAAAGCTACTGGGCTGCCAGAAATGAAACCAATGGAGAATCGCACAGATGCATATTGTGTGGCTAAATATGGTTCACGGTGGGTGCAGACAAGGACAATTGTTAATAGTCTCGCTCCACAATGGAACGAACAATATACATGGGATGTTTATGATCCATGTACTGTCATTTCAATTGGAGTGTTTGATAATGGTCATATACAAGGAGTGGATACAGTTCGAGGGCCATGGCATCAAAGGATTGGGAAGGTAAGGATTCGCCTATCCACGCTTGAGATGAATCGTGTTTATATACTTTCTTATCCGCTTGTTATCCTACAACCTTCTGGGTTAAAAAAGATGGGAGAAGTTCAATTGGCTGTGAGATTTTCTTGTTCATCTTTGATTAATACAATTAATACTTATTCGCAACCACTACTCCCCAAGATGCACTACTTAAGCCCACTGTCAGTATATCAGCTTGATACTTTAAGGCAACAAGCTGTTTACTTGATCTCCTTGAACTTAAGCAATTCTCAGCCACCATTAAGGAAGGAGGTCATTGGCTACATACTAGATGTTGGATCACAAACATGGAGCATACGGAAAAGCAAAGCGAATTATGATAGAGTCACAACACTCTTGACTGGTTTTCTTGCTATGATCAACTGGTTTAAGAAGATACGCAATTGGACAAATCCTGCCACTACTATTTTCATTTACATATTATTCCTACTGGTGGTTTTCTTTCCACAAGTAATATTACCTGCAAtgtttctcttccttttcttaaCTGGGCTTTGGCGCTATAGAAAGAGACCAAGACTTCCTCCTCATGTGGATGCCAACTTGTCTCATGCTTATACAACAAATGAAGATGAACTTGATGAAGAGTTTGATCCAATACCATCTAGGAAGACAGGTGAAGTTCTTAAATGGAGATATGATCGATTGAGGATCATTGCTGCAAGGATGCAAACGGTGTTGGGCGACTTGGCAACACAAGGGGAGAGGCTGCAGTCTTTGTTGAGTTGGCGAGATCCTAGAGCTACAGCTATCTTTGTGTGtttctctttgattgtttgCTTGGTGACATATAAGATTCCGTTTCACTATATCATTGTTCTTACAAGTACTCATGTGCTAATGCATCCAAGACTTCGTGTTGATTTTCCTTCAGTTCCCCAAAACTTCTTGCGGAGGATGTCTGCAAAAACTGATGGCATGTTTTGA